In Persephonella hydrogeniphila, the DNA window AGGGGTGTTTATCTTTCCTTCTTTATCGTGGAAACCTTTAGCGACAGGTCTGTGGTCTGTTCCACATTTGTTGTACAGGTCATGGCAGTATGAACAGGAAGTTCTGTTGTCTTTTGAAAGTATAGGGTCATGGAAAAGAAGTTTTCCCAGCTCAGCCTTTTCCCTGTCATATTTTATCTTCTTGGGAATAGGCTGAACCGGTTCATACCCGTACACCGTATTTAATAGGAACAGTAAAACAATAACAATTCTCATTAATTATATAATATATTTTATTATCGCTTTTGTCATCTCCTTTGTGCTGACTTTTTTTGTTCCGGGAGCCCATATATCCCCTGTTCTGTATCCTTCTTCTAACACTTTATCTATGGCATTTTCTATATCCCTTGCTGCTTCAGGAAGTTTACATGTGATCTCAAGCATCATCGCAGCTGACAGAATCATCGCTATAGGATTTGCAATCCCCTGTCCTGCTATATCAGGAGCTGAGCCGTGAACCGGTTCATATAAAGCGTATCTCTCCCCAATACTTGCAGAAGGCAGCATTCCCAGTGAGCCTGTAAGGGCTCCAGCTTCATCAGATAAAATATCTCCAAACAGATTTCCTGTGACTATAACATCAAAGTCTTTTGGTCTTCTTACAAGCTGCATAGCACAGTTGTCAACATACATATGTTCCAGCTCCACATCCTGATACTCTGCGTGTACTTCTGTTACTATCTCTCTCCATACAGCAGAGACTTCAAGAACATTTGCTTTGTCTACACTTGTAACCTTTTTTCTTCTGTTTCTTGCTATATCAAAGGCAAGTTTTGCTATCCTTTTTATCTCATGCTCGTAATAAATCATAGTGTTGTATCCTACTTTTTCTCCGTTCCTCTCTTCTATTCCCCTTGGTTCTCCAAAATATATACCACCTGTCAGTTCTCTTATAACAAGTAAGTCTACACCTTTTATCAGATTTTCCTTCAGGGGAGATGCGTCTAATAAAGCTGTATAAGCCTTCCCCGGTCTGAGATTTGCAAAAAGGTCAAGCTCCTTTCTTATTTTCAGCAGTCCCTTTTCAGGCCTTCTGTCTGTAGGGAGGTTATCCCATTTTTCTCCTCCTACAGCTGCCAGCAGGACTGCATCACTCTCTTTTGCAAGTTTTAATGTCTCTTCAGGTAATGGATCCCCTGTTGCATCAATAGCAGCTCCACCTATCAGAGCTTCATGAAACTCAAAGTTTATTCCGTATTTTTTAGAGATGGCTTTCAGGACTTCAATGGCAGATTCCATAATTTCAGGTCCAATACCGTCCCCTGGTAAAACAGTGATTTTACAGCTTTTTTTCATTAATCTGACCTCCTGTTATATAAATTTAAGACTGATATCAAGCCATTTTGCCGAATGTATAACAGCTCCTGAAGATATAAAATCAACTCCAGTTTCTGCATACTCTCTTATATTGTTTAGAGTTATATTTCCTGAAACCTCAATGAGCTTTCTTCCAGAATTTAACCGGACTGCTTCTTTTACCTCTTCAACACCCATATTGTCAAGCATTACTATATCTACATCTAATTCCAAGGTTTCCTTAAGCTCTTCCAGGGAAGATACTTCTACTTCTATTTTTACCATAGGAGAGACATTTTTTTTGATCTGGTTTACAGCTTCTTTGATTCCTCCGGCAAGAGATATATGATTATCCTTTATCATAACCATATCGTAAAGTGCAAATCTGTGATTTTTTCCTCCACCTATTCTAACGGCGTATTTTTCGAAAGCTCTGAATCCGGGAGTTGTTTTTCTGGTATCTAAAATTTTTGCTTTAGTGTCCTCTATCTTTTCACTGAATCTTTTTGTGTTTGTAGCAATACCTGACATCCTCTGTAGTATATTAAGCATCACCCTTTCGCCTTTCAGTATTGATTTGCCACTTCCTCTGATAACGGCTATTTCCTCTCCTTTTTTAATAGTTTCTCCATCGTTTTTCAGTTTTTTAATTTTTATACTGCTGTCAATAACCTCAAAAACGGTAAGAGATACATCAATACCAGCAATAATCCCGTCTTCTTTAGATACGATAAGGGCTTCTACTTCTCTATCTGTATGGAGATTGTCTGTGGTTATATCCTGATACCCTATATCCTCCAGGAGAAATTCTTCGATTTTTTTTCTGACAAATATTCTGTCTAACATCCTCTACCTGATTAAAATGGTTTTACAACAGCCATTATTACAATAATAATCATTAAAACTGTAGGTACTTCATTGTACATCCGGAAAAATTTCCCAGACTTTTCGCATATATCCCTTTCTAATCTTTTTCTTATTACAGAAAGATGGAAAAAGTATGCAATGAGCAGTAAAGCTACTGTTAGTTTGAGATGTATCCATCCTCCTGATTTGAATATATCTGGATTGAGAGCAATCATTCCTACTCCTGTCAAAACAGTTCCCCAGAAAGCAGGAACTCCTATGTATTTGTACAGTTTGTACTCCATTATTTTAACAACAGATAAAAACTCCTTTTTATCCTTGTTTTCTACATGGTAAACAAAAAGCCTCGGAAGATAAAAAAGAACAGCCATCCACGAGATGACAGATATTATATGAAAAGCTTTTATCCATAAATACATCAGATACCTCCGGAATATTTGTTAATATTTTACCTGATTTTCCTCTTAGACAGAGATTTCTTTTTGGATTAGTTTAATTATTAACATTGGAGAGAAGGTGATAAAGATGAGTGAGTATATTGAGTATATAGTGGTTATTCTTATCGTGGGAGTAGCTTTCTACTTCCTGTTTAAAAAAATAAGGTATGAAATAAAAAAAGGGCAGTGCGCTTCCTGCCCTCTGTATAAAGAGTGTGAAAGTAAAGATAAAGTCAAACTAACAAGAAAATGAGTTTCCACATCCGCAGGAGTTTGCAGCGTTAGGATTTTTTATTGTAAATCCGCCACCCATAAAGTCCTGAACGTAGTCAAGAACAGCTCCACCTATATAGGGTGCTGAAAACTCATCAATAGCGATTTTAACCCCGTTTTCTAACTCTATAACTTTGTCGTTTTCCTCTACTGCTTCATCAAATCCCATAGCATACTGAAATCCAGAGCATCCACCGGGAACAACTCTAACTCTGAGAATTGGATTTTCTATTCCCTGTTCATCAGCAATTCTTTTAATTTCAGCTGCTGCTGTTTCTGTTACTGTAAAGTTAACTGTTGACTGCATGATATACCTCCAAACTTTTATTCATTCCTTTACAGAATACATCTGTCAGGGCATTTTTATTATGATTGTTATCAGAAACTCATCAAATAGTAAAACTGAGGAAATGAAACAAGCTCATTAATACTTACCTTTGAGTCTAACATCTTCTTCAGTAAACCTTCTTCTTTCCTCAGCTTTATCACAACTACAGTTTTTCCTTCAAGACCGGCAAGCTTTTTAGCTTCCTGTATGGCGTCCTGTATATTTCCTAATTTATCAACAAGTTTAAGTTTTTTAGCCTGTCTACCTGTGAATATTCTTCCATCTGCATACTGTTTTAGTCTGTCTATTTTTACAGGTCTGTACCTGACTATATCTTCAAGAAACTGGTTATAAACATCTTTTATTGTCTCTTCAAGCAGTTTTTTCTGTTCAGGGGTAAGGCTGTTATTTGGGTACAGGATATCCTTATTTTTACCGCTTTTTATATTTTCCACCTTAATTCCTATTTTATCTAAAACCTTTGATACGCTTACATGTTGTATAATCACACCGATAGAACCTGTTATAGTTCCTGGATTTGCATATATCACGTTGGCAGGAGCACTTATGTAATATCCTCCAGAAGCTGCCACATTTCCCATTGATACTACTACCGGTTTGTCTTTTCTTAGTTTTACAATTGCAGAATATATCTCCTGTGCTGCTCCAACTGCTCCTCCGGGGCTGTCTACTGCTATAACAACAGCCTTGATACTTCTATCTCTATGAGCCTTTTCGATATTTTCTACTACAGACATATAATCTGATATTACCCCTTTTACATCGATGATGGCAACTTTAGGTGATGATCTGTATGTAAAGTAGGATATAAAATACAGGATAACAATAATAATTATCAGTCCTATTATTATTTTCTTTTTCATAATCGTCTCCTAAATGGACGGTTGTGGTATTGGGATAAATTTCAACTGTGGTATTTTTCTTATTCTTATCCTGTTTCCTAAAAGATGTCCTATATATCCCTGTTTTCCGTTTAATTCCTGTGCAAGTTCTTCAGCATCTTTTAAAGCTGTTATATATACATCTGCTTTACTCAGGTCTGGAGATGTATCTACCCTTACTACTGTTATCATATTATCCTTAATAGGATAGTCGTAGATAAAAATCTCACTTAATGCCTTTTTTATAGCTGAATTTACCT includes these proteins:
- the nadC gene encoding carboxylating nicotinate-nucleotide diphosphorylase, which gives rise to MLDRIFVRKKIEEFLLEDIGYQDITTDNLHTDREVEALIVSKEDGIIAGIDVSLTVFEVIDSSIKIKKLKNDGETIKKGEEIAVIRGSGKSILKGERVMLNILQRMSGIATNTKRFSEKIEDTKAKILDTRKTTPGFRAFEKYAVRIGGGKNHRFALYDMVMIKDNHISLAGGIKEAVNQIKKNVSPMVKIEVEVSSLEELKETLELDVDIVMLDNMGVEEVKEAVRLNSGRKLIEVSGNITLNNIREYAETGVDFISSGAVIHSAKWLDISLKFI
- the sppA gene encoding signal peptide peptidase SppA — protein: MKKKIIIGLIIIIVILYFISYFTYRSSPKVAIIDVKGVISDYMSVVENIEKAHRDRSIKAVVIAVDSPGGAVGAAQEIYSAIVKLRKDKPVVVSMGNVAASGGYYISAPANVIYANPGTITGSIGVIIQHVSVSKVLDKIGIKVENIKSGKNKDILYPNNSLTPEQKKLLEETIKDVYNQFLEDIVRYRPVKIDRLKQYADGRIFTGRQAKKLKLVDKLGNIQDAIQEAKKLAGLEGKTVVVIKLRKEEGLLKKMLDSKVSINELVSFPQFYYLMSF
- the leuB gene encoding 3-isopropylmalate dehydrogenase yields the protein MKKSCKITVLPGDGIGPEIMESAIEVLKAISKKYGINFEFHEALIGGAAIDATGDPLPEETLKLAKESDAVLLAAVGGEKWDNLPTDRRPEKGLLKIRKELDLFANLRPGKAYTALLDASPLKENLIKGVDLLVIRELTGGIYFGEPRGIEERNGEKVGYNTMIYYEHEIKRIAKLAFDIARNRRKKVTSVDKANVLEVSAVWREIVTEVHAEYQDVELEHMYVDNCAMQLVRRPKDFDVIVTGNLFGDILSDEAGALTGSLGMLPSASIGERYALYEPVHGSAPDIAGQGIANPIAMILSAAMMLEITCKLPEAARDIENAIDKVLEEGYRTGDIWAPGTKKVSTKEMTKAIIKYII
- the rbfA gene encoding 30S ribosome-binding factor RbfA → MRKGHKGEKVNSAIKKALSEIFIYDYPIKDNMITVVRVDTSPDLSKADVYITALKDAEELAQELNGKQGYIGHLLGNRIRIRKIPQLKFIPIPQPSI
- a CDS encoding FeoB-associated Cys-rich membrane protein, producing MSEYIEYIVVILIVGVAFYFLFKKIRYEIKKGQCASCPLYKECESKDKVKLTRK
- the hemJ gene encoding protoporphyrinogen oxidase HemJ; translation: MYLWIKAFHIISVISWMAVLFYLPRLFVYHVENKDKKEFLSVVKIMEYKLYKYIGVPAFWGTVLTGVGMIALNPDIFKSGGWIHLKLTVALLLIAYFFHLSVIRKRLERDICEKSGKFFRMYNEVPTVLMIIIVIMAVVKPF
- a CDS encoding HesB/IscA family protein: MQSTVNFTVTETAAAEIKRIADEQGIENPILRVRVVPGGCSGFQYAMGFDEAVEENDKVIELENGVKIAIDEFSAPYIGGAVLDYVQDFMGGGFTIKNPNAANSCGCGNSFSC